The sequence TTTATTACCTCAATTGTTGTGTACAAGGAAAACAATTCTAGATATctaaagctttttttttttttttttgtgcacgTAAAAAAGTTAAAACATTCCATTTATGATTTGATGGTGGCTTTTTAACCCAGttgacaaaggcattttccatTTGTTAAACTTGATCAATGGAAAAAGGGCGAGATAAATATTAAACTACTCTTTTAAAACAAATTGTTTGAATATAGGGAGTGCACATATGCAACTGATCAGTAACTCATCTACCCCAAACTGAGGCCTTCCTCTTGCAATATCAAAAAGAGAAACCCAACTTCCCCCAACCTTATTGGCGTGCCTATTGAGTGCAGAGTTACTAGCTTTGCCAAGATCCTCTATATGCCTGTGGCTGAATGGGAGGTACGGAACGAtatatggacattcatcaaaacaAAAACGACAGATTGTCAGATGGTAGAGGTGcgtgcaaaatatggaagcatagaaaAAGCACATGAAATGTTTTGACAGAATACCTCTAAGACATCTGTCCAATGCACTAAAATTGTTGCAGATATGCATGTTGACAAATTGAGCCCTACCAGGCTCAATTTTTCAGGAGTTCTTTAGTTGATTACTGGTTATCCTTTAAGCTCTTGTCAGAGCATTAGTCAAGATTATAATCTCCTGTGCTTGACAATACAAAGAGGACAGTTGAATCAACAGGTCATGTTAACAACCAAGAATCTGTTATTATGTCTCGGGAAAGTTTTGAATTTAAGCAAGACATGAAGTCTGTGTCAATGCTTCCTACAAAGCATGTAAGCCTCAAATTTCTTTAAGACCTTTGTTACACAAGAAAATCAAATCTAGATAGTGCAATCAATGCAGATTTTATGCCCCATATGCATGTGAATCATAAGAGAACAGGTAATCAAGTGGATGTGATATCTGCTAAGAAGATGGAAAAAATAGTTGTTTCCTCTCACCAAACTAATGATTCAAAGCAGCACAGCAATTCAATGCAAGCTTCCCCTAAGAACATAAATTCAAGGCCATCACCTATTCAGGGGTCATGAACCCATGTCTGCCCGAAACATGTTTGGTGAAGATACCAGTGTTTCCTGAAGATTTTGCACATTAAAATTTCAATTGAGAAGAATGTTGCTGCATTTGATGTCCTTGTGTCCATAACAGGGCTGTTTGTGTGGATTGATGATCAAACAAAACTGGTATGAAGTTGACCTTGGCCTTTGTAACTAAATTGGCAGACTTTCTGGGGAAAGATGAAAGCTGGATGATACCGTTATGTGGTTGTGATATAATTAATTGGGAGTACATTTCTTGTGAATATACATTTATAATGTTCACAATGGCTTGCAATGAAGCAACGGATAAGGGATCTGTTGATGAAGCCATTAATATATACAATCAAATGGTTCAACTTAGAGGCTATTAGCCAAGTCCCAGTTTACAGAAATCTCTTTTTGAAGCCCTTTTATGTGGTACTGGAGGAACTGCCAAACATTATTTAAAGCAAGCAGAATCTATATTTCAAAATATGCAAGCGGCAGGGCATAAGatgaagaaagaaatatatgaaggCTTTATATGACTACACAGTTATAAGAACTGCATAGATAGTGAAAAAATTCAATTTCTAAGGAATAATATGAAACAGTCgggaatcaagatgtaaaagaggcATAAAAGACTTGGGCAAAGCTCCTTGACAATAAATTTAAATTAGCTTCTCGTCCTTTCGTGTATTGCATGGAAGTTTATGCCAAGGCTAAAAAGCCCATAAGTGTATAGAGATTTTCAAAGAAATGTAGGAGAAAAGGGTCCCTATGAGTGTGATTGCTTATGAGAAACTTATTCAGGTATATCAAATATTCAAGAAATGAGTATTCTAAAAAATTATATTAAGTTATTTGAGGACAGCAATCTGAAGCCCTCACGGTCAtctcatgttggcttaatgcaaaTGTATATGTCCTTGAAGATGTACAATAAAGTGGAATCCCAATGTATAACAAAGCATCAACCCAAATGGATGGCATATGATTTATATCTTGAATATCTGATTAAATGTGGTGAGATGGAGAGGGCTCAGGAAGTTTTTACAGGATAATGCAATGGGCTCGAAAGGAAAAGAAGATTCCGTTGTTATTTTAGTTGACGGAAAAGTTATATTCCTCAAGGATCAAATGTGAATGTCTTAATCAGTAAAACAATGAACTATTAGCGCCTTCATTTGATAAGATTCTAAGTGTATGCACTGCCATACAAATGTTAGCGCTCACCCCAAAACTGGTACCATTCAATCAAAACCAAATCTTTTCAAATTCAGAAGAATCATTAAGCAAATTGGTGAGAGAAGATGTTACTCTCAATGCAAAGAGTCAAGCGAAGTCTCCCAAACTTCAGCAACTAAAGTGGCATTAGATATTAAACAGACAAAACGCCAAAGAAAAGAAATGGAGGAACCCATGGAAAATCAAATGAGGTAGTTTTGGCCTATACTGCTGAGCTAAACACGTCAGTAATTATTCCATGATTGAGGTAAAATTTTGGCTGTGGTGTGATATGTTTTACAGCGATTACTGTCTATGGTCTTGGTGAGTCTCTGCAATGGCACTTTTGGGAAAAGTTAATGGTGGAATTCATACCTGGGCTGCTGATGTTGGTACCAATCTTGTTCAAGTTGAGCAGGGGAATTTAGGACCCAACATCAGAGTCATTGCCATGTGGTTGTGTGGTTTCTAATGCAACCGCAGAGCATGGAAATAGCTCAAAAGGAAGCAAGCACAAAGAAACAAcaaaggaaaacaaagaaaaataataatagcaACCGCAATGGTAAGAGATGACAGCTGATGTAAGTGTCACCGCATATCTGGAGGCATCCTCTGGAGTATCTTGAAATCATGGGAGCCAGAagcaaataagaaaataatactaGAAGGCAAGGAGTTTGAGAAGCAACtcgcaaattaaaaaaaaaagctaaTGGCATGCTACCGAGTTTGGTGGGCAGCCAAATACCAAATGAACTAGAATGAATTCAGCTGACTCAAATGATGTGTAATGTACCTTTGTTGTACCTGCCTGCCTGACTGAGATTAGGGTCGGAATTGTTACTCCAAGGGTTTGAACAGGGCAATGAATTGGATCTAGGGTTTCCTGCAACATATTAATAATTGCAATAGAAATATCTATGTTAGCCATAATAGTGAATTAATTACATAACTAAAACTTAAAAATAGACCCATTCAGGAATGTCGGGGATACTCCAGGTTGGCTGGGCTGCCCATCCAAACCCATCCCGTCTCTTAGGGCTCCTAGGGTTGCCTGAAGATGGGACCAGCATACCCCTGACTGGAATCCCCTTATTCCGAATGTATTGACAAACAAGAAACAGCATGGGAAAAATTATATAACAGAGATTAATGGTTTCAGAACATGTGTTAATTAATTATCCTTTATTCACTCTGTTATTTGGAGTTTATTATTTTTAGTTTAATTTGAGAAAACCACCCCTATCATAGATTTCTGTTCTTTTCCTTAATTCATATTAATGCAGATGACTACGTTTATCCTCATCTATTTCTAGAGTATATCTTACGACTTACAACTGAGCCGAGATGTGCAGGTCGTATGTTGGCGGGAGGTATACTACAGCATGCTAAAGATTTGGGTTAATCTCATGTGGCAGAAATGGTTTATATGTTGATTCAGATTTATAATTGATTAGTAATTTATCTATACGTTTCCTGGATTTATGTTCAGTCATATCTGATTTAGAATGAAGTCACTGAGAATCAATTTGCATATTATTTACCTATAAGTATCATTAATAGAGAACGATAAACACCGACACACCATGCTGCCCCAACGGATTAGCCTGAGGACGTTCCAGTCTGCCAACGATGGGGAGGGGCACTCTACTTGCTGGTTCTTCATCGCTGGGAAGAACCAGCAGCACCTCCCTCCATACTGCGTCGACCCGATCCGTTCACAGACCAGCCCGTATGAGGAATCAGCATCGTCATGTAATTACATTAATCATGGCTAAGTAACAACGTTTACCTGTCTACTGCTTGTGCCTGGTTTCCAGCCTTTCTGCCGCCTCCTCTTCCACCGTACTCCCATTGGTGGCGTGTTTAATACCTTCTGGAACACATGCGACCCCTTTTGAAGGCATGGTGACCTTTCAGCGATGGTTTTTGACAATGGTTGCAACCTTTCGTTACCAAAGTTAGTTAAGGTGTAAACAATTAAATGAACTATATAGTTTTATTAATTTGAAATGtggtatgaatatacatatatgagtatttcTCATATGGTTTCTGCCTCTCATGATCTCGCTGTCTTCACGGGATATGACATGATGTAGACCAAACCACTGAGGTCATGTTAAAAAAATTCCTGAGCCATCCAGAGATGGGCACCCCTGAAGTTAATCTGCTACAAGAAAACTCATGACAGGGTTTTTTGGAGTTTATAAATAAGGATAGGTATAGGGTCCCAGGCTAAAATGCCAAGTTGCTGCAAAAACATGTTAAATGGATGCATGAGAACCCTCAAAAAATTATGTGAGTGCAGTTTTCAACTCTTCTGACTGGTACTTGATAAACACTTCAGAGTTCCTTTCACCTCCCAAGTGATTCCTGAATCTTTATAAAGAGAACCCATAGGCACAACTTCTCTGATATTGATATTCAAAGTTCCTCTCAGAATAATCCAAGTAGACTTGCAGTTGTTCTATCTATGGGGTTTAATAAGGATAGTTATAGAATCCTAGGCTAATATGCAAGGTGCTGCTGAAATATATTATTAGGATACATGAGAACCCTCAAAAAAGTCTAATCGAATGCAATTTCCAAGTCTTCTGGTGAGTACTTCACATACATTTCAGAGGGCCTTCACTGCCCAAGTAGTTCCTAAATCTTTCCCAAAAGGAACCCGTAGAATAGAAGCAACCTCTCTGCTATTGTTATGTCAAAATTCCTCCCTCGGTTGCGATCAGGAATAATCCAACTAGACTGAGACCTATGCACCTCCTAAAATGCAGCAATAAAGCTCTTGAACCTCTCTTTAAGAGCTGATTTGAATATTCCACTAGCAAAACCTCTTCAGTCACACGAATGCCCTCATCTCTTATCAAGACGATACTTTTATTTGTCAGTCGGTTTACTTTTCTCCTCATCAGTCATGCATCCATGAGCAAACGAGATAGAGAAATCATAAATGCGACAATTTGGTCTCTTAGTGGAAGAAGCACCCTTGATGAAAATAGAAAACTAATATTGGGTTCATCGTTGCTGACATTAATCTTAAGGATTAAAAGATCCCCAAATGTTGCATAAGCATTTATTTACTCTCGAAAGTAAGTCTCTGAAGCTGACTACTCTTGGCCTGTTATGAAGTGAATAATAAGAGCATGATATAAGATAGAGTGCAATAGTAATATTACCATTACAATGAGCTCTATGAAATTTTTCCTGTACTTTTTAACTGAACATTTAAACaacaaaatgaataaaattttCTGATCATTTAAAAAGTTCTGATAACAAACTAAAGCACAGAATCCTCAGGCCCCAAGGTCCAATAAGTCAACAAAAAATATCCATAAAAACAagcatatatttttcaaaattcttcagAGCATTTATTTTCAATAACAAGCCAAAGCACATAATCCTAGTTAATATCAGAGCCAACAGAAAACTCAAGCAGCAAGGTCCGATACATCAACAAATCCTATCAATAAGAAGATACATATCTTTTTTCAAAATTGaggagaagaaaacaaaaaaaaccgTGCTAAATTTAACGGTAAGACTTCTGGAAACGAGCACGGGCACCGCGACCACCGAACTTCTTGGGCTCGCAGCGGCGGGGATCAGCGACGAGCAGCGTACGATCGTAGCGGCCGAGGATGTCCTTAATCTCCTTCTTGGCCTGTTCGTCCACATACTTCTGATAGAAAGCAACAAGGGCCTTCGCCACGCTTTGCCTGATTGCGTAGATCTGCGATGTGTGGCCACCGCCCTTCACTCGGATGCGCATGTCGACACCGCTGAAGCGTTGGCGGCCCAGAAGCAGAATGGGCTCGAAGGCCTTATAGCGCAGGATCTCTGGCTCCACCAACTCAATCGGGCACCCATTAATCTTTATCAATCCTCGCCCGCGCTTGCAGTGTGTCACTGCCACCGCCGTCTTCTTCCGGCCAAAGCACTGCACTGACTCCACTGCGGCCATTATTTGATCAATCAATCTcctctgcctctctctctctctctctgcagtTCAAAACCCTGGAGCCTTCCTTCTACTTCTACTTTGCCTTTTCAAAACCCTAAACCTCTCATTCCCCTTGCATTTTAAATAACTATTTTATCGATACCGTTCAATATAGAAAAATTTACAAAGCATAGAAATTAACATAAAAATAAGTAAAATTAAACTAGCAATCACactttagtgtgcaatgggtacgtcgatAATATCTTTGATATTGTATTTAAGTTAGTTTTGGACCTTGGACAGTAATGTTCCTTTTTTTGTACAAATTATTTTTACAAACTCTTTTGAATTGAAAGTAACTAATAATACAATGGTGTTACGAATAAGAGAAATTATCGTATTGTAAAATTTGTACTTGTAGAGTATGAAAACGAGATATAATTAGAAAGTCAAAAATTGTACAACTTGTGTTACATGCTTGATTGTTTAATATTGATTATTGAATATTTGTAGATTtagtaattgatttttttttaaaggaatttgTTGAATTGTTTGTAAGTTGAAAAAGTCTAGATTTAATGTATACATTATAAAGATACAAAATCAAGTGATTTATTGAACAAACATAGAGATCTTTTCACTTGTAGTTATAATAGAATAGCATTACAAATAAGTGTTCAATTATCCTTTTGTAGAATTTGTACCTATAGAGTATGGAAAAAAGATATAATTAGAATTTGAATATTGTAAAACTTTTGTTACATGCTTGTTTGTTTAACATTGATTATTAGATATTTGTTGATTTAGTAATTCAAACAAAATTAAATGAAGTATTTTTTGAATAGTTTGCAAGTTTTAAAAGTATGGTTTTAATGTATCCATTTTAAAGTTACGGAAACAAGTGCTTGAGTGAACAAACCTGGAGATCTTTTAACTTGTGTTTGTAGAACTAGTATTTGATAATGCTAGCAATCGCTCCTCCTCTTGTTTTCGACGAGAAACATATGGGTTGGTTTGCATTCGTGAATATCTTTTGAATGTGAAGGTGGGGTGTATGCGGATACTTGCGAGTTCACAAACTCTTGAGATAGTTGTGAATGTCAATCCTTGACGATCAATGTTGTCGATGTCAATTGTTGCTCGTTGGAGTGTGAGCCCCTGTGATTTGTGTATAGTTAATGCGCATGCCATTTTTAGTGGTATTTGATGGTGAACACCACGACTCACAGGGGTTATAGGAACATGTTTTGGTTGATTGTGACCCCACATTGGTCCTCTGTAATTTTTTAAGcgaacaacaacaaataatggaAGTTGAGGTGGTTTTTCTCCATGTCTATATACAATTGCTTTGACTTTTCCAAGTGCACCATTTACAAGCCCTGTTTCCACCCACAAATTTGAACATAACATAACCTTTTGGACAATACATAGGAGTATGTTAgattcaagttcttcttcttctggaTTTGAGCATGTTGATCCCCTAAGTTGCTTTGCTATGGATAATACTACTGACATTGTTGAAGATAACAACATACGTTTATTATGTAAAAACACCATTTCATTCATTGCAAATAGATGTATGGAGGATGAGAAGTGAGATTTCTCTTCAGTTGTGAGTGAGGAGCTTTATCGTGACATTAGAAGTTGGCAGTCTGCAATTGTAGGCTTTGCATTTCGTAAATTTGAGAGAAGGGCACAAAAACTAATTTATGTTGGGTCATCTCCAATTTGACAAAATATTTTGTTCAAAGTTATAACTGTTGTGAAAGAATGCCATAGTATTCCCCCATAAGAAGTTGAAGCATACATAGGGATATCTTTGACTGGTGTTAACTTCCCTAAGTCACCAAATAGCATGATTGATCATCCTCCAAATGGGATACGATTTTGGCTTAGGAATGCTTCACGCAATctattgtcaatttgttgtagtAGCTTTGGGCCAATGAAACTCATTTCATCAATTAGAATGTATCGAATGAAGTACATGCTCTCTTGGAATGTTACTAGCGTTTGTCCTTGTAAGGGGGCAATTTTTTTATATTGGTATTCTCAAGGCAGaatgaattgttgatgcttgtatgtTGAATGTTGTGATACCTATCGGTGCAAGAAGTAGTAGTGGTGATTGGCCAATTGGTGATGAGCCCATCAATGCAATCTTGATGCTTTTAATCAAGTGAGACTTTCCAGTTCCAGTTGTTCCTTGAACAATTATCTAAAGTGGCAGCTGCAAAGTAGTGGCTTGTAGGTGTGAAACAACTATATCATATGCTTTTTTTGGTTCAATAGATAGGTGAAGTTGGGTATTTTGATTGAGATCATAGGGAGCTTGAAATGTTGGTCGATTTGAGTCTATGAAAGTAGTAGCTATTATTTCTTCTTGCGAATTTACATGAGCCTCTCCCCAATCATGGTTGAGGTCAATTCCACATTGACCAAGCATGTCAATTTCATCAATGTGCATAGGGAGGCCTGGATATAGACTTGATAAGATTTTCCATTCATCAGGTATATCTTCTTACATGAGGTCCTCCTCAATAGGTGGACTTCCAATATTAGTTTCTTCATCTGGTTGCAAAGGTGTGCACCACACATGCCATGGTTGGTAGTAGCAAGAGAAAGTTGCCCATTTTTTCATAACTTGGTCATCTGATGTACCAATATCATTCTGAATGTTGCGAAATGGATGGTATAGTAGTAGTTCAGTCCAACAAAATGCTTGGAAagctttgtcatcttttgttgggatgcTTGTGAATCATGGAGATACTCGAACAATGGCTGGTGTGGATCGTTCTTTCCATTGGTTGTGCTTGTGAGATGCTTTGAAGGTCCACTTTTGAGTGACATGAATAAGTGACAATGTTTCTAGATGTGTAAGTCGTTCCATGAAACATCTATATAACTTGGGGACGTGGTTGTGGTGTGGGTGAGATTAAAACACGTTGAAAGTTTTTTCGGTTTACATTTAAAGAAACAAATGTCCTACTACATATGGAGAGTGGTAATTTTAACAAACGGTGGCAAGTCTCTTGATCACCAATGTCTCGATCTACAAGAGTATCAGTAAGCATTTGTCGAAAGGCAATTGGGGCAGGTTTGTCAGGCTCAAAATTGGTTGAAATGTGAGATAGCATAGCATGGTATATTTCAGATTTTGctgcatattttgcaatatattttAGAACTCCATTTATTGAGAGAACAGGTTGGCAATCTACATTGGCCCTCAAAATAGAAAGTATAGATAGGTTGTGAAGATTCAAGTGGTCATCATTTCTTGT is a genomic window of Cryptomeria japonica chromosome 7, Sugi_1.0, whole genome shotgun sequence containing:
- the LOC131033400 gene encoding small ribosomal subunit protein uS9 — encoded protein: MAAVESVQCFGRKKTAVAVTHCKRGRGLIKINGCPIELVEPEILRYKAFEPILLLGRQRFSGVDMRIRVKGGGHTSQIYAIRQSVAKALVAFYQKYVDEQAKKEIKDILGRYDRTLLVADPRRCEPKKFGGRGARARFQKSYR